One part of the Coffea eugenioides isolate CCC68of chromosome 10, Ceug_1.0, whole genome shotgun sequence genome encodes these proteins:
- the LOC113750445 gene encoding F-box protein At4g22280-like has translation MGAGASSVAAAAAPAAALYYSEDIRYSFNTLEPLNLFSENSKQAVETTPDDHDDGDGDDSQVNRISAIPDELLSHILSFLPTRESAVTSLLSTRWRYLFASRPEIDRSPLRKFKLSLMRVVESYRGALDSLISAALLCQLQELEISVDNRSSYRERLSPEGIFTCKTLTSLRLLWRGVDFKLTSPVCLPNLKLLCLIGPMFQLGDHDDSLQRLIQGCPLLQELELHCALGDLDQIFAEDACMQIEIRDISSPFLKKVVLDLDGGLDTKVVVESNNLESLEYHFADLNSLVSAKIGFLLEISNSEIFYNLVNEVKSVESLTLIQPKVLTVDISNYVVPTFSNLISLEFILLNCHAVESWKLMPILIKSAPHLEKLVFGRKMFHSERVEKEFELLFPEFMPKHSIEHLKEIEFTKFYEKHYEFKLVEYLLQNGKALKKMVLRGSLQPSSYDRIMSYMRCSEDCQIVVEERGSEEIWWMLTVDL, from the exons atgGGGGCTGGAGCTTCTTCTgtcgccgccgccgccgccccTGCTGCTGCTCTTTACTACAGCGAAGACATTAGGTATTCGTTCAACACCCTTGAGCCATTGAATCTCTTCAGCGAAAACAGCAAACAG GCTGTTGAAACCACCCCAGATGATCATGATGATGGTGATGGTGATGATAGTCAAGTTAATAGAATCAGTGCCATTCCGGACGAACTTCTTTCCCACATCTTATCATTTCTACCAACAAGAGAATCAGCGGTTACCTCACTTTTGTCCACTCGATGGAGATACCTTTTTGCGTCACGCCCTGAGATCGATCG GTCTCCATTAAGGAAATTTAAGCTCTCCCTTATGAGGGTTGTGGAAAGCTATCGTGGGGCACTCGATTCACTGATATCTGCTGCACTTTTGTGTCAACTTCAAGAACTCGAAATTTCTGTGGACAACCGGAGTAGTTATAGGGAACGATTATCACCGGAGGGAATATTCACCTGCAAAACACTGACTTCCTTGAGACTATTGTGGCGCGGTGTGGATTTCAAACTCACCAGTCCAGTTTGTTTGCCTAATCTTAAGCTCTTGTGCTTGATAGGACCGATGTTTCAATTAGGAGATCATGATGATTCCCTGCAGAGGCTTATCCAGGGTTGTCCTTTGCTTCAAGAACTAGAGCTGCATTGTGCACTGGGGGATTTGGATCAAATTTTTGCTGAGGATGCATGTATGCAAATTGAAATTCGTGATATTTCTAGTCCTTTTCTGAAGAAAGTAGTGCTGGATTTAGATGGAGGTCTGGATACTAAGGTTGTAGTGGAGTCGAACAATCTTGAGAGTTTGGAATACCATTTCGCAG ACCTGAATTCTCTTGTTAGTGCCAAAATTGGCTTCCTCCTTGAAATCTCTAATTCTGAGATTTTTTACAATCTTGTCAACGAGGTGAAAAGTGTGGAATCACTTACTCTAATACAGCCCAAGGTTTTAACG GTCGATATTTCCAATTATGTGGTGCCAACTTTCAGCAATTTGATCAGCTTGGAGTTCATTCTCCTCAATTGCCATGCTGTTGAATCCTGGAAACTCATGCCAATCTTAATTAAAAGTGCCCCTCACCTCGAAAAGCTAGTCTTCGGTCGAAAGATGTTTCACTCTGAGCGTGTAGAAAAAGAATTTGAGCTTCTATTTCCAGAATTCATGCCCAAACACTCCATTGAACATCTCAAGGAAATAGAATTCACAAAATTTTACGAGAAGCACTATGAATTCAAGCTAGTTGAGTATCTTCTGCAAAATGGAAAAGCTTTGAAGAAGATGGTGCTACGTGGATCTTTGCAACCTTCTAGCTATGATAGAATAATGTCATACATGAGATGCTCAGAGGATTGTCAAATTGTGGTAGAAGAACGTGGTTCAGAGGAAATCTGGTGGATGCTAACAGTTGACTTATAA
- the LOC113750880 gene encoding protein NRT1/ PTR FAMILY 5.10-like isoform X2 produces the protein MAERFAYYGINSNLISYLTGPLGQSTATAAENANALSVAEGGHKPCVQAFGADQFDGQDPEECKAKSSFFNWWYFGMCGAITVTLVVLTYIQDNLSWGLGFGIPCLVMVFALILFLLGTFTYRFCVTSEEISPFVRIGQVFLKAARNWRITSLSLSVEGESQGFLPCQGSQEFKFLNKALLAPEGSKEGGNGCSVREVEEAKAFLRLFPIWATCLVYGIVFAQSSTVFTKQGATMDRSISPSLELPAASLQSVVTLSIVVFIPIYDRILVPIARAITSRPSGITMLQRIGIGILLSTVSMCIAAAVEMKRLEMAQEYGLVDKPEATIPMSVIWMIPQYLILGVSESLTMVGLQEFFYDQVPNQLKSTGLALYLSILGIGSFLSSFLISVIDKATSRHGHQSWFSDNLNKGHLDYFYWLLAGLSAIALTAYLYFAKSYVYNRGGSNI, from the exons ATGGCGGAGAGGTTTGCTTATTACGGAATAAATTCGAATTTGATAAGTTACTTGACAGGCCCTCTCGGCCAATCCACTGCCACGGCGGCCGAGAACGCCAATGCTTTGTCCG TAGCTGAAGGAGGGCATAAGCCTTGTGTACAAGCTTTTGGAGCTGACCAATTCGATGGGCAAGATCCTGAAGAATGCAAAGCCAAAAGCTCGTTTTTCAACTGGTGGTATTTCGGTATGTGTGGGGCTATAACAGTCACATTAGTGGTTTTGACCTATATTCAAGATAACCTTAGTTGGGGCCTTGGATTTGGAATTCCCTGCCTTGTAATGGTTTTTGCACTCATATTGTTCTTGCTTGGGACTTTTACCTACCGATTTTGCGTCACAAGTGAGGAGATAAGCCCTTTTGTGAGAATTGGGCAGGTATTTCTGAAAGCAGCTAGGAATTGGAGAATCACCTCTTTATCATTATCCGTGGAAGGGGAGTCTCAGGGCTTTCTGCCTTGCCAAGGTTCACAAGAGTTCAA GTTTCTGAACAAAGCATTGCTAGCACCTGAGGGCTCAAAGGAAGGTGGCAATGGTTGTAGTGTCAGGGAGGTTGAAGAGGCTAAGGCATTTCTGAGGTTATTTCCGATTTGGGCCACATGTTTGGTCTATGGAATTGTATTTGCGCAATCATCCACTGTGTTTACAAAGCAAGGTGCTACAATGGACAGATCTATTAGTCCAAGCCTTGAACTACCAGCTGCATCGCTGCAGTCTGTTGTCACTCTTTCGATAGTTGTGTTTATACCTATATACGACCGAATCTTAGTCCCTATTGCAAGGGCTATAACCTCAAGACCTTCAGGTATAACAATGCTGCAGCGAATTGGAATTGGAATACTTCTGTCAACTGTTTCTATGTGTATAGCTGCTGCGGTTGAGATGAAGCGTCTTGAAATGGCTCAAGAGTATGGGTTGGTTGATAAACCAGAGGCAACAATTCCTATGAGTGTGATCTGGATGATACCTCAATACTTAATTCTGGGAGTATCTGAATCACTTACCATGGTTGGTTTGCAAGAATTTTTCTATGATCAAGTGCCTAATCAATTGAAAAGTACAGGTCTGGCTCTATACCTCAGTATCTTAGGGATAGGAAGCTTTCTGAGCAGCTTTCTCATTTCTGTAATTGACAAAGCCACAAGCAGGCATGGACATCAGAGTTGGTTCTCGGACAACTTGAACAAAGGACACCTGGATTACTTTTACTGGCTCCTTGCCGGACTTAGTGCTATTGCATTAACTGCTTACCTATATTTTGCAAAATCCTATGTTTATAACAGAGGAGGAAGTAATATATGA
- the LOC113750880 gene encoding protein NRT1/ PTR FAMILY 5.10-like isoform X1 yields MLCPGLGFLTLSTVFTASKSSDYQHAANAMNCSPSEFQVIFFFFALYIIAVAEGGHKPCVQAFGADQFDGQDPEECKAKSSFFNWWYFGMCGAITVTLVVLTYIQDNLSWGLGFGIPCLVMVFALILFLLGTFTYRFCVTSEEISPFVRIGQVFLKAARNWRITSLSLSVEGESQGFLPCQGSQEFKFLNKALLAPEGSKEGGNGCSVREVEEAKAFLRLFPIWATCLVYGIVFAQSSTVFTKQGATMDRSISPSLELPAASLQSVVTLSIVVFIPIYDRILVPIARAITSRPSGITMLQRIGIGILLSTVSMCIAAAVEMKRLEMAQEYGLVDKPEATIPMSVIWMIPQYLILGVSESLTMVGLQEFFYDQVPNQLKSTGLALYLSILGIGSFLSSFLISVIDKATSRHGHQSWFSDNLNKGHLDYFYWLLAGLSAIALTAYLYFAKSYVYNRGGSNI; encoded by the exons ATGCTTTGTCCG GGACTTGGCTTCTTGACCCTTTCAACAGTTTTTACCGCTTCCAAGTCATCTGACTATCAACATGCAGCAAATGCTATGAATTGTTCTCCTTCTGAGTTCCAAgttatcttcttcttttttgcatTGTACATCATAGCAGTAGCTGAAGGAGGGCATAAGCCTTGTGTACAAGCTTTTGGAGCTGACCAATTCGATGGGCAAGATCCTGAAGAATGCAAAGCCAAAAGCTCGTTTTTCAACTGGTGGTATTTCGGTATGTGTGGGGCTATAACAGTCACATTAGTGGTTTTGACCTATATTCAAGATAACCTTAGTTGGGGCCTTGGATTTGGAATTCCCTGCCTTGTAATGGTTTTTGCACTCATATTGTTCTTGCTTGGGACTTTTACCTACCGATTTTGCGTCACAAGTGAGGAGATAAGCCCTTTTGTGAGAATTGGGCAGGTATTTCTGAAAGCAGCTAGGAATTGGAGAATCACCTCTTTATCATTATCCGTGGAAGGGGAGTCTCAGGGCTTTCTGCCTTGCCAAGGTTCACAAGAGTTCAA GTTTCTGAACAAAGCATTGCTAGCACCTGAGGGCTCAAAGGAAGGTGGCAATGGTTGTAGTGTCAGGGAGGTTGAAGAGGCTAAGGCATTTCTGAGGTTATTTCCGATTTGGGCCACATGTTTGGTCTATGGAATTGTATTTGCGCAATCATCCACTGTGTTTACAAAGCAAGGTGCTACAATGGACAGATCTATTAGTCCAAGCCTTGAACTACCAGCTGCATCGCTGCAGTCTGTTGTCACTCTTTCGATAGTTGTGTTTATACCTATATACGACCGAATCTTAGTCCCTATTGCAAGGGCTATAACCTCAAGACCTTCAGGTATAACAATGCTGCAGCGAATTGGAATTGGAATACTTCTGTCAACTGTTTCTATGTGTATAGCTGCTGCGGTTGAGATGAAGCGTCTTGAAATGGCTCAAGAGTATGGGTTGGTTGATAAACCAGAGGCAACAATTCCTATGAGTGTGATCTGGATGATACCTCAATACTTAATTCTGGGAGTATCTGAATCACTTACCATGGTTGGTTTGCAAGAATTTTTCTATGATCAAGTGCCTAATCAATTGAAAAGTACAGGTCTGGCTCTATACCTCAGTATCTTAGGGATAGGAAGCTTTCTGAGCAGCTTTCTCATTTCTGTAATTGACAAAGCCACAAGCAGGCATGGACATCAGAGTTGGTTCTCGGACAACTTGAACAAAGGACACCTGGATTACTTTTACTGGCTCCTTGCCGGACTTAGTGCTATTGCATTAACTGCTTACCTATATTTTGCAAAATCCTATGTTTATAACAGAGGAGGAAGTAATATATGA